The following are from one region of the Bradyrhizobium septentrionale genome:
- a CDS encoding SDR family NAD(P)-dependent oxidoreductase, whose translation MPHPVISANHVAVITGGASGIGLAAALRFAEAGMKVCIADLGDDRLKATATKLSSAAPGGAADIMTAAVDVSRADAVAELEASVARKFGGTDILMNNAGIQPGSAMFGPADNWQRILGVNLWGVINGTQAFAPNMIKRGRPGLIINTGSKQGITTPPGDPAYNVSKAGVKAFTEALQHELRNTDGCRISAHLLIPGFVFTGLTARGRTEKPAGAWTSEQTVDFMIGRLEANDFYILCPDNDVPRALDERRILWAAGDIVENRPPLSRWHPDYGDAFAAFVKGK comes from the coding sequence ATGCCCCACCCCGTGATATCAGCCAATCATGTTGCCGTGATCACCGGCGGCGCGTCCGGCATCGGGCTTGCCGCCGCGTTGCGGTTCGCCGAAGCCGGCATGAAGGTCTGCATCGCCGATCTCGGCGATGACAGGCTGAAGGCGACTGCGACAAAACTGTCATCTGCGGCGCCCGGCGGCGCGGCCGATATCATGACGGCTGCCGTCGACGTCAGCCGCGCGGACGCGGTCGCGGAGCTCGAGGCCAGTGTCGCAAGGAAATTCGGCGGCACCGACATCCTGATGAACAATGCCGGCATCCAGCCCGGCAGCGCGATGTTCGGGCCCGCGGACAATTGGCAGCGCATCCTTGGCGTCAATCTCTGGGGCGTGATCAACGGCACGCAGGCGTTTGCGCCCAACATGATCAAGCGCGGCCGGCCGGGGCTGATCATCAACACCGGCTCCAAGCAGGGCATCACCACGCCGCCGGGCGATCCCGCCTACAACGTCTCCAAGGCCGGCGTGAAGGCGTTCACCGAGGCGCTCCAACATGAATTACGCAACACCGACGGCTGCAGGATATCAGCGCATCTCTTGATCCCGGGTTTCGTCTTCACCGGGTTGACCGCGCGCGGCCGCACCGAGAAGCCGGCCGGCGCCTGGACATCGGAGCAGACCGTCGACTTCATGATCGGGCGCCTCGAGGCGAACGATTTCTATATCCTCTGCCCGGACAACGACGTGCCACGCGCGCTCGACGAACGCCGCATCCTGTGGGCAGCCGGCGATATCGTAGAGAACCGCCCGCCGCTGTCGCGCTGGCATCCGGATTATGGCGATGCGTTCGCCGCCTTCGTGAAGGGGAAATAG
- a CDS encoding aldehyde dehydrogenase family protein, whose amino-acid sequence MAVSQAIPITRHPYADGSTKKMLIDGKWVDAASGKTFETHNPATGELLATVAEGDAEDINRAVAAARRAFEGPWSKVKPFERQNLLLKLAELVEANFEELSQLDTLDMGAPISRTRGNKLRALGMLRYYAGQATAIHGETIENSLPGEIFSYTLKEPIGVVGAIIPWNGPLTASIWKIGPAIATGCTVVLKPAEESPLTSLRIGELCMEAGIPPGVVNVVPGYGETAGAALASHPDVDKVAFTGSHITGQSIIRASAGNLKRVSLELGGKSPDIVFADADLDAAVPGAAMAVFANSGQICSAGTRLFVEQKVYDEFVGRVAEFGKKLQVGNGLDPNTQIGPLVSQQQMERVSGYLDIGQKEGAKALAGGGRLTEGALSKGYFVQPTVFANVQDNMRIAQEEIFGPVISAISFKDPDELIKRANATTFGLGSGVWTTNVSKAHQVAKALRAGSVWVNCYQAMDPAVPFGGYKMSGYGRESGKQHVEEYLNVKAVWIKTG is encoded by the coding sequence ATGGCTGTTTCGCAAGCTATTCCGATCACGCGCCATCCTTATGCCGATGGCTCCACCAAGAAGATGCTGATCGACGGCAAATGGGTCGACGCCGCCTCCGGCAAGACATTCGAAACACACAATCCCGCGACCGGCGAGTTGCTCGCGACCGTTGCCGAAGGCGATGCCGAGGATATCAACCGCGCAGTCGCGGCGGCGCGCCGCGCCTTCGAAGGTCCCTGGAGCAAGGTCAAGCCGTTCGAACGGCAAAACCTGCTGCTCAAGCTCGCCGAGCTGGTCGAGGCCAATTTCGAGGAATTGTCACAGCTCGACACGCTCGACATGGGCGCGCCGATCAGCCGTACCCGCGGCAACAAGCTGCGCGCGCTCGGCATGCTGCGCTACTACGCGGGCCAGGCCACCGCGATCCACGGCGAGACCATCGAGAACTCGCTGCCCGGCGAGATTTTCTCCTACACGCTGAAGGAGCCGATCGGCGTGGTCGGCGCCATCATCCCGTGGAACGGGCCGCTGACCGCCTCGATCTGGAAGATCGGCCCTGCGATCGCGACCGGCTGCACCGTGGTGCTGAAGCCGGCGGAGGAATCGCCGCTGACCTCGCTGCGCATCGGCGAGCTCTGCATGGAGGCCGGCATTCCGCCCGGCGTCGTCAACGTCGTGCCGGGCTATGGCGAGACCGCGGGCGCGGCGCTTGCTTCGCATCCCGATGTCGACAAGGTCGCCTTCACCGGCTCGCACATCACGGGCCAGTCGATCATCCGCGCCTCGGCCGGTAACCTCAAGCGCGTCTCGCTCGAGCTCGGCGGCAAGTCGCCGGACATCGTGTTCGCCGACGCCGATCTCGACGCGGCGGTGCCGGGGGCGGCGATGGCGGTGTTCGCCAATTCCGGCCAGATCTGCAGCGCGGGCACGCGGCTGTTCGTCGAGCAGAAGGTCTATGACGAGTTCGTTGGCCGCGTCGCCGAGTTCGGCAAGAAGCTGCAGGTCGGCAACGGCCTCGATCCCAACACCCAGATCGGCCCGCTGGTGTCGCAGCAGCAGATGGAGCGGGTGTCCGGCTATCTCGACATCGGCCAGAAGGAAGGCGCCAAGGCGCTTGCCGGCGGCGGCCGCCTCACCGAGGGCGCGCTGTCGAAGGGCTATTTCGTGCAGCCGACCGTGTTCGCCAATGTGCAGGACAACATGCGCATCGCGCAGGAGGAGATCTTCGGCCCGGTGATCTCGGCGATCTCGTTCAAGGATCCGGACGAGCTGATCAAGCGCGCCAATGCCACCACCTTCGGCCTCGGCTCCGGTGTCTGGACCACCAATGTCAGCAAGGCGCACCAGGTCGCCAAGGCGCTGCGCGCCGGCTCGGTCTGGGTCAATTGCTACCAGGCGATGGATCCCGCGGTGCCGTTCGGCGGCTACAAGATGAGCGGCTACGGCCGCGAGTCCGGCAAGCAGCACGTCGAGGAATATCTCAACGTCAAGGCGGTCTGGATCAAGACGGGTTAG
- a CDS encoding GNAT family N-acetyltransferase: MTLEIREGDRKAAFDAALNAYGPDSLYVPPLWSDFERMFDSAKNPFITEGHGRYALFSAHRDGRPVGRIAASIHDASNRKHGTRHGAFGFFDCIDEPEVADGLLGAAEQWLSARGMSRVAGNFNLTAMQQIGVMTDGFDHAPFTDMMWSPPHIARHLERAGYTATFPMTTFEIALDGGKPEQLLGDKQRAVLADKDFVWQPIKRSAFKVRLEDARLILNDGFADNPMFVPPTAAEYLFQAGDMMWIIDKRISTVVYHRGRPAGAIIAIPDLNPLIKAIGGRIGLSAPFRFVQHRIMNTRAVLIYQSVCRDLHNRGLNGAMLYRTALALQEAGYRTLGGTWIADINGPSLRQVEKVGAQPLHRLHLFSKRLAAA, from the coding sequence ATGACGCTCGAGATCAGGGAGGGTGACCGCAAAGCGGCATTCGACGCGGCGCTCAATGCCTATGGGCCCGACAGTCTCTATGTGCCGCCGCTGTGGAGCGATTTCGAGCGGATGTTCGATTCCGCGAAGAATCCGTTCATCACCGAGGGCCACGGCCGCTACGCGCTGTTCTCCGCGCATCGCGACGGACGACCGGTCGGCCGCATCGCCGCCTCGATCCACGACGCCTCCAACCGCAAGCACGGCACCCGCCACGGCGCATTCGGCTTCTTCGATTGCATCGACGAGCCCGAGGTGGCCGACGGGCTGCTGGGCGCCGCCGAGCAATGGCTGTCCGCGCGCGGCATGAGCCGCGTCGCCGGCAATTTCAATCTCACGGCGATGCAGCAGATCGGCGTGATGACCGACGGGTTCGACCATGCGCCATTCACCGACATGATGTGGTCGCCGCCGCATATCGCGCGCCACCTCGAACGCGCCGGCTATACCGCGACCTTCCCGATGACGACGTTCGAGATCGCGCTCGACGGCGGCAAGCCGGAGCAATTGCTCGGCGACAAGCAGCGCGCGGTGTTGGCCGACAAGGACTTCGTCTGGCAGCCGATCAAGCGTTCCGCCTTCAAGGTGCGGCTGGAGGATGCGCGGCTGATCCTCAATGACGGTTTTGCCGACAACCCGATGTTCGTGCCGCCGACCGCGGCCGAATATCTGTTCCAGGCCGGCGACATGATGTGGATCATCGACAAGCGGATTTCGACCGTGGTCTATCACCGCGGCCGGCCAGCCGGGGCGATCATCGCGATCCCCGACCTCAATCCGTTGATCAAGGCGATCGGCGGCCGGATCGGGCTATCAGCGCCGTTCAGGTTCGTGCAGCACCGCATCATGAACACGCGCGCCGTGCTGATCTATCAGTCGGTCTGCCGGGACCTGCACAATCGCGGCCTCAACGGCGCGATGCTCTATCGCACGGCGCTGGCGTTGCAGGAGGCCGGCTACCGCACGCTCGGCGGCACCTGGATCGCCGATATCAACGGTCCGTCGTTGCGCCAGGTCGAGAAGGTCGGCGCCCAGCCGCTGCACCGGCTGCATCTGTTCTCCAAGCGGCTGGCGGCGGCATGA
- a CDS encoding DUF2478 domain-containing protein, which yields MVGMVQSGQCADSSLSAVLVHSGETLLLAQPPSPSTTSPGASGCKLDLSRLQDAGVRVADALAAGADLVIINRFGKRERDGKGLGYLIERALDADIPVVIAESHQSFADWVKFAGGMSVKLACDRHALDAWWRTVSLRTAARIAPDHTTVCEVFK from the coding sequence GTGGTCGGCATGGTGCAATCAGGCCAATGCGCGGATTCGAGCCTGTCGGCCGTGCTGGTGCATAGCGGCGAGACGCTGCTGCTGGCGCAGCCGCCAAGCCCAAGTACCACGAGCCCGGGTGCGAGCGGTTGCAAGCTCGATCTGTCGCGGCTGCAGGACGCCGGCGTCCGGGTCGCCGACGCGCTCGCGGCCGGCGCCGATCTCGTCATCATCAATCGCTTCGGCAAGCGCGAACGCGACGGCAAGGGCCTTGGCTATTTGATCGAGCGTGCGCTCGATGCCGATATTCCCGTCGTGATCGCGGAGTCACATCAGAGCTTTGCCGACTGGGTCAAGTTCGCCGGCGGGATGAGCGTGAAGCTCGCCTGCGACCGCCACGCGCTCGACGCCTGGTGGCGCACCGTGTCGCTGCGGACCGCGGCCAGGATCGCGCCGGATCACACCACGGTGTGCGAAGTGTTCAAGTAA
- a CDS encoding alkene reductase yields the protein MSSPSLFSPLKVGPYELKHRVVMAPLTRMRAARPSLAPRPLNAEYYAQRATPGGLLIAEASPVVATGFGNPGVPGIYSEAQTAGWREVVDAVHAKGGLIFLQLWHVGRVSHSSFQPDGALPVAPSAVAIPPEFRAMTADGKVVDYETPRALETGEVALMVEAYREGAKNALAAGFDGVEIHGANGYLIEQFLQSRSNLRTDQYGGSIENRVRFLMEVTQVVTEVWGANRVGVRLSPYGIANGSGEADPMPLYSHAIKALDKLGLAYLHFIEPRASGTGRADVDWQNVPSAMVLYRPMWSGVLISAGNVVGDSAERALAEGHADAIAFGRYFISNPDLPRRLQRGYPLTPYHRPTFYAGEEKGYTDYPVHDEMAQA from the coding sequence ATGAGTTCTCCGTCGCTGTTTTCGCCGCTCAAGGTCGGGCCCTATGAGCTGAAGCACCGTGTCGTGATGGCGCCTTTGACGCGGATGCGGGCGGCGCGGCCGAGTCTCGCGCCGCGGCCGCTGAACGCGGAATATTATGCGCAACGCGCCACGCCGGGCGGCCTGCTCATCGCGGAAGCCTCGCCCGTGGTCGCCACCGGCTTCGGCAATCCTGGCGTCCCCGGCATCTATAGCGAGGCCCAGACCGCCGGTTGGCGCGAGGTGGTGGACGCCGTGCACGCCAAGGGCGGCCTGATCTTCCTGCAGCTCTGGCACGTCGGCCGCGTCTCGCACTCCTCGTTCCAGCCCGATGGTGCGCTGCCGGTGGCGCCGTCGGCGGTTGCGATCCCGCCCGAGTTCAGGGCGATGACGGCTGACGGCAAGGTGGTCGACTACGAGACGCCGCGCGCGCTCGAGACTGGCGAGGTCGCGCTGATGGTCGAGGCCTACCGCGAGGGCGCGAAGAACGCGCTCGCCGCCGGCTTCGACGGCGTCGAGATCCACGGCGCCAATGGCTATCTGATCGAGCAGTTCCTGCAGTCGCGCAGCAATCTGCGCACCGACCAATATGGCGGATCGATCGAGAACCGCGTCCGCTTCCTGATGGAGGTGACGCAGGTGGTGACCGAGGTGTGGGGCGCCAACCGCGTCGGCGTGCGGCTGTCGCCCTACGGCATCGCCAATGGCAGCGGCGAGGCCGATCCGATGCCGCTCTACAGCCACGCCATCAAGGCGCTCGACAAGCTCGGGCTCGCCTATCTGCATTTCATCGAGCCGCGCGCCTCGGGCACCGGCCGCGCCGACGTCGACTGGCAGAACGTGCCGTCGGCGATGGTGCTGTACCGCCCGATGTGGAGCGGTGTGCTGATATCGGCCGGCAACGTTGTCGGTGACAGCGCGGAGCGCGCGCTCGCCGAAGGTCATGCCGACGCGATCGCCTTCGGCCGCTACTTCATCTCCAACCCGGACCTGCCGCGCCGCCTGCAGCGCGGCTATCCGCTGACCCCGTATCATCGCCCGACCTTCTACGCCGGCGAGGAGAAGGGCTACACGGATTATCCCGTCCACGATGAGATGGCGCAGGCCTGA
- a CDS encoding HesA/MoeB/ThiF family protein has product MNFDYYSFTGRNIGFIDEHEQQLLRQARVFVCGVGGMGGAAFMALARAGVGKFVIADIDRFEVSNLNRQVFAFADEVGREKAAVAAEAAKRINPTIEIEVLGENWTDELAGIAARCPVIVNGMDDIAAGVHLYRTAKAADATVIDAYMSPLPSVIVVRPYDPRPEERLGFPTMGKDWTAITEDDRRAAMRAEIEHVMLHSSSRNYVDLAIAGEVAAGRRSRMSFAPMVISTGMLMAYEAVALILGRTSGTDCRGWFLNPHRPAIERPRNALVAALMRPLVRRAIEQLTGST; this is encoded by the coding sequence ATGAATTTCGACTATTACTCCTTCACCGGCCGCAACATCGGCTTCATCGACGAGCACGAACAGCAGCTGCTGCGCCAGGCGCGGGTGTTCGTCTGCGGCGTCGGCGGCATGGGTGGCGCGGCCTTCATGGCGCTGGCGCGCGCCGGCGTCGGCAAGTTCGTGATCGCCGACATCGACCGCTTCGAGGTCTCCAACCTCAACCGCCAGGTGTTCGCCTTTGCCGACGAGGTCGGCCGCGAGAAGGCGGCGGTCGCCGCCGAGGCAGCCAAGCGCATCAACCCGACCATCGAGATCGAGGTGCTCGGCGAGAACTGGACCGATGAGCTCGCCGGGATCGCCGCGCGTTGCCCTGTCATCGTCAACGGCATGGACGACATCGCGGCCGGTGTGCATTTGTACCGGACTGCGAAAGCCGCGGATGCAACTGTGATCGACGCCTATATGTCGCCGCTGCCGTCGGTGATTGTGGTGCGCCCGTACGATCCAAGGCCCGAGGAGCGCCTCGGCTTTCCGACGATGGGCAAGGACTGGACTGCTATCACCGAGGACGACCGCCGCGCCGCGATGCGTGCCGAGATCGAGCACGTGATGCTGCACTCCTCGTCGCGCAACTATGTCGATCTCGCGATTGCCGGCGAAGTCGCGGCCGGCCGCCGCAGCCGGATGTCGTTCGCGCCGATGGTGATCTCGACGGGGATGCTGATGGCCTATGAGGCGGTCGCGCTGATCCTGGGCCGCACCTCCGGCACCGATTGCCGCGGCTGGTTCCTCAATCCGCACCGGCCCGCGATCGAGCGGCCGCGCAATGCGCTGGTTGCCGCCCTGATGCGCCCGCTGGTGCGCCGGGCGATCGAGCAATTGACGGGCAGCACATGA
- a CDS encoding aldehyde dehydrogenase family protein, with translation MSDYKLLIDGKMVPGDQTMPVLNPATEEVVALCPRASKDQLDKAVAAAKAAYPAWAATPMEERRKLIIKMAEAIEANTNELAHILTSEQGKPLADATGEVMGMAGFFRYLGSLDLPMRVVENSGDRKVEAYRRPLGVVGAIIPWNYPLLILAFKLPSALLAGNTLVVKPAPTTPLASLRFAELVKDILPKGVLNFIADANDLGDHMTKHPDIRKISFTGSTATGQKVMASASQTLKRITLELGGNDAGIVLDDVDPKKVAPGIFEGAFQNSGQVCLAIKRLYVHESVYDEICNELVAIAKNTVVDDGSKQGTKLGPLQNKMQYEKVKAFLDDARKNGNVIAGGAAMDRPGYFIEPTIVRDIKEGSKLVDEEQFGPVLPVIKYSDKDDVIRRANATTYGLGASVWSSNIKRAHEIATQIEAGTVWINKHLDMAPNIPFGGAKQSGIGTEFAEEGLAEFTQLQIINGPPAA, from the coding sequence ATGAGTGATTACAAGCTTCTCATCGACGGCAAGATGGTACCCGGCGACCAGACCATGCCGGTGCTCAATCCGGCGACCGAAGAGGTGGTGGCGCTGTGCCCGCGCGCCTCCAAGGACCAGCTCGACAAGGCTGTCGCCGCCGCGAAGGCCGCCTACCCGGCATGGGCCGCGACCCCGATGGAGGAGCGCCGCAAGCTGATCATCAAGATGGCCGAGGCGATCGAGGCCAATACCAACGAGCTCGCCCACATCCTGACCAGCGAGCAGGGCAAGCCGCTCGCGGACGCCACCGGCGAAGTGATGGGCATGGCCGGCTTCTTCCGCTATCTCGGCTCGCTCGATCTGCCGATGCGCGTGGTCGAGAATTCCGGCGACCGCAAGGTCGAGGCCTATCGCCGCCCGCTCGGCGTGGTCGGCGCGATCATTCCCTGGAACTATCCGCTGCTGATCCTCGCGTTCAAGCTGCCGTCGGCGCTGCTGGCCGGCAACACGCTGGTGGTGAAGCCTGCGCCGACCACGCCGCTGGCCTCGCTGCGCTTTGCCGAGCTGGTCAAGGACATCCTGCCGAAGGGCGTGCTCAACTTCATCGCCGACGCCAATGATCTCGGCGATCACATGACCAAGCACCCTGACATCCGCAAGATCTCCTTCACCGGCTCGACCGCGACCGGCCAGAAGGTGATGGCGAGCGCATCGCAGACGCTGAAGCGGATCACGCTCGAGCTCGGCGGCAACGATGCCGGCATCGTGCTCGACGACGTCGATCCGAAGAAGGTCGCGCCCGGCATCTTCGAGGGCGCGTTCCAGAACTCCGGCCAGGTTTGCCTCGCCATCAAGCGTCTCTATGTCCACGAGTCGGTCTATGACGAAATCTGCAACGAGCTGGTCGCGATCGCCAAGAACACCGTGGTCGATGACGGCTCCAAGCAGGGCACCAAGCTGGGTCCGCTGCAGAACAAGATGCAATACGAGAAGGTGAAGGCGTTCCTCGACGATGCCCGCAAGAACGGCAACGTGATCGCCGGCGGCGCCGCGATGGACCGTCCCGGCTATTTCATCGAGCCGACCATCGTGCGCGACATCAAGGAAGGCTCCAAGCTGGTCGACGAGGAGCAGTTCGGTCCGGTGCTGCCGGTGATCAAATATTCCGACAAGGATGACGTGATCCGCCGCGCCAACGCCACCACTTACGGCCTCGGCGCGTCGGTGTGGTCGTCGAACATCAAGCGCGCGCATGAGATCGCGACCCAGATCGAGGCCGGCACGGTGTGGATCAACAAGCACCTCGACATGGCCCCGAACATTCCGTTCGGCGGCGCCAAGCAGTCCGGCATCGGCACCGAATTCGCCGAGGAAGGCCTCGCCGAATTCACCCAGCTGCAGATCATCAACGGCCCGCCGGCCGCCTGA
- a CDS encoding winged helix-turn-helix domain-containing protein has translation MSKQSATLLPSLSVRIDLDAEDRIGPGKILLLERIKECGSISAAGRAMDMSYKRAWDLVDEINRICRQAAVERQTGGKNGGGAVLTPFGLSLVARYRKIERDAATAVRKDLEALRSDIGKPKKAAGR, from the coding sequence ATGTCGAAACAGAGCGCCACATTGCTCCCCTCGTTGAGCGTCCGCATCGACCTCGATGCCGAGGACCGGATCGGGCCGGGCAAGATTCTGCTCCTCGAACGGATCAAGGAGTGCGGCTCGATCTCGGCTGCCGGCCGCGCCATGGACATGAGCTACAAGCGCGCCTGGGACCTGGTCGACGAGATCAACCGCATCTGCCGGCAGGCGGCGGTGGAACGGCAGACCGGCGGCAAGAATGGCGGCGGCGCGGTGCTAACCCCGTTCGGACTCTCCCTGGTGGCACGCTACCGCAAGATCGAGCGCGACGCCGCGACCGCCGTGCGCAAGGACCTCGAGGCGCTGCGCAGCGACATCGGCAAGCCGAAGAAGGCCGCCGGGCGGTAA
- a CDS encoding peptidoglycan-binding domain-containing protein, with protein MHPLAMPEDSIMPLSSELFTKEGPGKKRLADCAVNHQFNIFKDKTPNFPGTEDAVGRIQTALRSLGFTISDAAGVYGESTAKAVFAFKSAHRPKPILGPGQTVPDRVVGIQTIAALDKAMAGKGPNPGPTPPGPTPPPPTPPPPTPPPPTPPRPTPPPPAPKPTDRVWKFSLKLQTNADSIFSFRLELTDPDGNSENFLTSKPVKFTNTLGTPVNCIQVGALKFSNEVSLNDILGCLAGVALKPGDRAEVLTGTLAVSDADKNINSLAPVNGAAQGQPNEGGILFVASVLQRLAF; from the coding sequence TTGCATCCGCTCGCGATGCCGGAGGACAGCATCATGCCGCTCTCATCGGAACTGTTCACAAAGGAAGGTCCGGGCAAAAAGCGTCTAGCCGACTGCGCCGTCAATCATCAGTTTAATATCTTCAAGGACAAGACGCCGAATTTTCCCGGTACGGAGGACGCGGTCGGGCGAATCCAGACCGCGCTGCGGTCGCTGGGTTTCACCATCTCCGATGCGGCCGGCGTTTACGGAGAGTCGACGGCGAAGGCGGTGTTCGCTTTCAAGAGCGCTCATCGTCCCAAGCCGATCCTCGGCCCTGGCCAGACAGTTCCGGACCGTGTCGTCGGCATCCAGACCATCGCCGCACTCGACAAGGCAATGGCCGGAAAAGGCCCGAATCCCGGTCCGACGCCTCCCGGTCCGACGCCTCCTCCTCCGACGCCTCCTCCTCCGACGCCTCCCCCTCCGACGCCTCCCCGTCCGACGCCTCCGCCGCCCGCGCCCAAACCGACGGACCGCGTCTGGAAGTTCAGCCTCAAACTACAGACGAATGCGGATAGCATATTTAGCTTCAGGCTGGAGCTGACCGATCCCGACGGCAACAGCGAAAACTTTCTCACTTCTAAACCTGTGAAGTTTACGAATACCTTGGGTACGCCAGTCAACTGCATCCAGGTCGGAGCCCTGAAGTTCTCGAACGAGGTTTCCCTCAACGATATTCTCGGCTGCCTCGCCGGTGTGGCGCTCAAGCCTGGCGACCGCGCTGAGGTTCTCACCGGCACACTGGCCGTCTCCGACGCGGACAAAAACATCAATTCCTTGGCGCCCGTCAACGGCGCCGCTCAGGGACAGCCGAACGAAGGCGGCATCCTGTTCGTGGCTTCCGTGCTACAGCGGTTGGCGTTTTAG